Below is a genomic region from Fischerella sp. PCC 9605.
CTTGGACGTGCATCAAATTCAGCAATTTCAGCCAGGAGAAGTGCTGGTGACAAACCGTACCGATCCCGACTGGGAACCGATCATGAAAAAAGCGAGTGCGATCGTCACCAACCAAGGCGGACGCACGTGCCATGCTGCAATTATTGCCAGAGAAATGGGAATACCTGCGATCGTTGGTTGCGGTAATGCTACTACTGCAATCAAAACTGGGCAAGAAATCACTATCTCTTGTGCAGAAGGTGAAACCGGAAAAGTTTACCAGGATTTATTGTCCTATGAAGTGCGGGAAGTACCGTTGGAGGAATTGCCGCGCACCCGCACTAAAATCATGATGAATGTGGGCAATCCGGAAGAAGCATTTAGCTATGCAGCCATTCCTAATGATGGAGTGGGATTGGCGCGGATGGAATTTATTATTGCCAACCATATCAAAGCTCACCCACTCGCGCTACTCCACTTTGACGAGTTAGAAGATGAGCTTGCTAAATACAAAATTGCAGAATTAACTGGCCAATACGAAGACAAAGCCGAATTCTTTATAGATAAACTGGCGCAGGGTATTGGTACGATCGCCGCAGCTTTTTATCCCAAACCTGTAATTGTCCGTCTTTCGGACTTCAAGAGCAATGAATATGCCAACCTCTTGGGTGGTAAACAGTTTGAACCCAAGGAAGAAAACCCGATGATTGGCTGGCGCGGTGCGTCTCGCTACTATGACGATCGCTACCGTGAGGGTTTTGCCCTTGAATGCCAAGCAATGAAGCGAGTCCGCAACGAAATGGGCTTAACCAATGTGATTTTAATGGTTCCCTTCTGCCGTACACCTTCAGAAGGTCAACGAGTCTTGGCAGAGATGGCGAAAAACGGCTTGGTACGGGGTGAAAACGGTTTAGAAGTCTACGTAATGTGCGAGTTGCCCAGTAATGTGCAGCTAGCAGATAAGTTTAGCGAAGTGTTTGATGGGTTCTCAATTGGATCGAATGACCTGACGCAGCTGACGCTAGGATTGGATCGGGACTCAGAGTTAGTCGCTCATCTATTTGATGAACGCGACGAAGCAGTCAAGCGGATGATAACCCAGGCGATCGCAATTGCCAAACAGTGCGATCGTAAAATTGGTATCTGTGGTCAAGCACCCAGCGACTACCCCGAATTTGCCCGCTTTTTAGTAGAACAGGAGATTGATTCAATTAGCCTCAACCCTGACTCAGTTTTGAAGACTCTCTTGGAAATCGCCGCGACTGAACAAGAAAGTCAATAGTCATTGGTCATTGGTCATTAGTCATTTAGTAAAGAACAAATGGCTAATGACTAATGACAAAGGACAAATAACTAAGGACTAATCACTATGTTTTCCAAAATATTAGTTGCTATAGACAATTCCGAAATTGGGCAGCACGTTTTTGATGAAGCTTTATCTTTGGCACAAAAACTGGATGCACGTCTGATGTTGCTGCATGTTCTAGATCCTTTCGATGAACGTTATCCAGGTTCTATAGCCTTACAAACAGATACTCTCTATCCTAGTTTACACTCGCAAGCTGTGAGCTACTACATGGGACAGTGGGAAGCACTGAAAAAAGAAGGAATAGAATTTTTGAGAATATTTTACAATCAGGCGAACACAAAAGGTGTACCAACTGAATTTGCTCAAAATTTTGGCGAACCAGGTCGAGTCATTTGTGAAGTAGCTCGAAAGTGGGAAGCTGACTTAATTGTCGTTGGTCGTCGGGGTCGGCGGGGTCTAAGTGAGTTTTTCTTGGGTAGCGTCAGTAATTACGTTCTGCATCATGCTCCCTGTTCAGTTTTAACAGTACAAGGATTAATTCAGACTACAAAAGCAGACTCACAAGCTACACATGCAGCTACACCTTAGTTTGATCTTTCAGTAAATCTTATCAATCGATTCACCTATTCTGTGTAGAAATTTCTCAGTAATCTAAAAATAAGTTTTCTGTCGAATGGTGGCGTTATCGCTATGAATAACCTTTCCAAAGAACTGCTTCGCAATTTTGAGTTAGTCCATAAAGAAGATATAGAGACAATTACCTAAGTTTTGGCGCGGATAACAACAAAAAGCCCAGACGAAATTAAACCACAAACCACAAACAAAGAACTTTTTACTAACTATTGTGAAACTACTGGCTAAGTGAACAACCACAAAGGATTGCAAAGATATTTGACTCATTTGTAAGTATTACTAACACTTTTTCTAGAATTAAAGTACAGAGAATACTGTAGAAATTTAGTAACTCTGAACCTCAGCAATCAAGACGCTAACTGCTGCCAGATTTTGCAACTACGAAATATACAGAGTTAACTGCATAAAAAAACTGAAAATATTGCGTGTTGAACTCATTTTCAGCAATTCATGCATATTCTCTACATTCAGAGGAGGCATAAACGATGACCACCATCGTTCAACGTCGAAAAGAATTTGATTTTTCCAAGCTATGGGATCGATTTTGCGCGTGGATTACCAGCACTAACAATCGTATTTACATCGGCTGGTTTGGCGTGCTGATGATTCCGACTTTGCTAGCTGCCACTATTTGTTTCATCTTGGCTTTCATTGCTGCTCCCGGCGTAGACATGGAAGGTATTCGAGAGCCAATCAAGGGTTCTTTGATGGATGGTAACAATTTGATTACAGCTGCTGTTGTACCAACTTCTGCTGCGGTTGGCTTACATTTTTATCCAATTTGGGAAGCCGCTTCTATAGATGAGTGGCTTTATAACGGCGGCCCCTATCAATTAATTGTGTTGCACTTCCTAATCGGTATTTGGTGCTACCTCGGGCGACTTTGGGAACTCAGCTATCGCCTTGGTATGCGTCCTTGGATTGCCGTCGCCTTTTCTGCACCCGCCGCCGCAGCAACAGCCGTTTTGCTAGTTTACCCCATTGGTCAAGGTAGCTTTTCTGACGGCTTACCTTTAGGAATTGCGGGAACCTTCCACTTTATGATGGCTGTTCAAGCAAATCACAATATCCTGATGCATCCTTTCCATATGTTGGGGGTTGCCGGAGTCTTTGGTGGCGCGTTCTTGAGTGCCTTGCATGGCTCATTGGTTGCTTCAACGCTCATCCGCAACACCAGCGAAAACGAGTCTATAAACGTTGGGTATCAGCTGGGTCAAAAGCAAGTGACTTACAGCTACTTGGCAGGACACTATGGTTTCTTAGGTCGCCTGTTGATTCCACCTTTTGCTAGTCGAAATCACCGCGCTTTTCATTTTCTAACAGCAGCTTTGCCAACAATAGGTATTTGGTTTGCTGCACTGGGTGTTTGTTCAGTCGCATTTAACCTGAATGGATTTAACTTCAATCACTCAGTCTTAGATAGTCGAGGTGCACCGATTCCCACAGATGCCGATTTACTCAATCGAGCTAATATTGGGTTACAAGCAATGCACGCTCCTAATACTCATAATTTCCCACCGATTCTTTCTAGTGGTATACCATTTCCGGTGAGTTGAAAAATTGAAAATTTCCTCGTAAATAAAAAGTTTTGTCATTAAAACCCGCCCTTTGATTGAATGTTGCAGGGGCGGTTTTTTAAACTGTCGCCAGCTTAAAAATGAAAAGAAGGACAAGGAGGACAAGGAGGGAGGGGTGATGGGGAGAGTCCAGTTTTATATTCTCCCCACCTCCCCACCTCCGCTTCTCCCACTTTCCCATTCTCCCTGGTCTGACCGCACCAAGAATTTATGAATACTGAATCTATGCTCTAGCCTCTCATCTCTAATCTCTATTTTTATATCTTTAAAAAAATTTATTTAAATTCAAGATAATTATTATTGAAATAAGTTATTAAAATTTTTATGAAAATGTTGATTAAACAACAACATTTTAGCAAGGAATAAAGTAATGTAAGCTTAAAAAGCCGCTGTAGTAAATGTGGCATTTAAGCGGTTTTATAAGATTATTACTTACGCAACTGCCACAATCATTAAGTTTGAATTAATTCATTTAATGATTATTTTGAAGCACTTAAATACTGAATGCAAACTCAAAAAAATGGCGTAAGTGATGAATTAGTCAATAAAACTAATTTTTCGTAAAATCATGACTTTAACAAATTAGCCTAGCTAAAGATTCTCATTAAAAACTGAATTTCGGAAAATACATGTCTGTGCGTTTTCAAGATTTCATGCGAAAAATTAGGGTGATTGGTAGCTTTTTGAATTTATATTATTTAGGTAATGTGATGATGTAAATATATATTGCTAATTAGTTGTTACATATGTAACCAATAAACTTGACATTTATTTTTATTTAATGTCAATCGTTTATATTACTAATCCAAATGATGTAATGGAGCGATGAGTAATAGCTCGTTACAATAAGATTATATGTTGATCGTTCACTCAAGCTTCTCCCCAAGGAGTACACTCAGTTAGCATTAAGCAGACCTTTCTGCTGAGACTACAAATGAACAGACACACTTTCACAAAGTCTGTACATAAGTGAAAAAACCTTGAGTTTTCTGTTAACTATGAACAGTAAAGATAATCTGTGTTTAGTTGTACTTAGTACAAAAAGGCAGAAAGCAAGAGGTGAGACAGCTCGCTCCAAAAGGGGTTTCCACGGCGACGGCGCTTAAAGTTCCGACACTATGCGGAACACGCGCCTCCCCATGTAGACGCCTACAGGGCAGCTTCAAGGTAGAGTAGGGCAGAAGGGGATATGGTCGATTTATTTATGCCACCGTATTAATTCTTGAATTTGATTTACTGCCATGACTAAATCCAGTACAGATTATCTGTTGACAAATGACAAGGAAAAACTTTCCATGTTTAAAATTTAGAGGTATCAATGACTTTTACTAGTTTTAGCAAACAAACAAATCAATATAAATTACTTCAACCAAGGCCGCAGTGGCAGGGAGAGAACCTTATGGATGCTGGGATCGATAGTGAAGATGCGAATATGCTAGATACCTCAGCAGAAACGAACATTCTCAATAACTCAAATCGCGGTCGAGTTGCTATTTTTATTGATGGCTCAAATCTATTTTATACCGCTTTACAACTCGGAATTGAAATTGACTATGCTAAACTACTTTGTTGTTTAACTCGGGGTTCTAGGTTATTACGTGCTTTTTTCTACACAGGAGTCGATCGCAATAATGATAAGCAGCAGGGTTTTCTGTTGTGGATGCGTCGAAATGGCTATCGTGTGGTTACAAAAGATTTAGTTCAGCTTCCAGATGGCTCCAAAAAAGCCAATCTTGATGTAGAAATTGCTGTAGATATGATCAATTTAGCTCCCTACTACGATACTGCGGTTTTAGTGAGTGGCGATGGAGATTTAGCCTATGCTGTAAATGCGATCGCTTACAAAGGAGCACGGGTAGAAGTCGTCAGTGTCCGCTCAATGACTAGTGACAGCTTGATTGATGTTGCCGACTGCTTCATTGACCTCGATACGATTAAACAATACATTCAAAAAGACTCTAATTCTGCCTATAACTGTCGCTCGCTATCCAACACCAGCGTCTAATTGACAATCTTCAATCTTCAATCCATCTTCATCTACACTAGTATCATGCCAGACTCACAGCTACTTTCTAGAGTAAAATGGCAACTACTAAAAGTGACTCTGTGCATTTTACTCACCTCTAACTGAGATGGATATTTTAATTGTTGAGGATGAACCGGAGATTGCTCAGTTAATTCAACATACTCTCGAAAAAGAAGGGTTTACCTGTCGCATTACCCGCGATGGCATCTCTGCCTTGCGGATGTTTCAGGAGCAACCACCAGATTTAATGATCCTAGACTTGATGATTCCTGGCTTGGATGGGTTAGAGGTCTGTGCCAGAATTCGCCAAAAACCAGGTGCAAAAGATCCATATATATTAATGCTCACTGCCAAGGGTGAAGAAATTGATCGTGTCATTGGCTTATCTACTGGTGCTGATGATTATATGGTTAAGCCTTTTAGCCCCAGAGAGTTAGTTGCCAGGGTGCGCGCCCTTTTGCGGCGCAGCCTTCGCGGTGGAGGGCAAAATCAAATTTATCGTACGCAACATTTTACAGTAGACGTAGAACAGCGTACCATCAGTCGCCAGATAGATTCTCAGCCATCAGAAATTCTAGAGTTAACAACCCTAGAATTTAACTTGCTCAGCACTTTCATCAGCAGTCCTGGTCGAGTTTGGAACCGTAGTCAACTGATTGACAAACTCTGGGGCGATAACTTTTTTGGTGATGAGCGGGTTGTAGATACTCATGTAGCGCGGTTGCGAAAAAAAATAGAACCAGATCCTGCTAATCCCACGTTTGTTAAAACTGTTGTAGGCGTAGGTTATAAATTTGAAGACCCGCCCCTAGTTTGAGCATGTTCAAGATTGGTTGGCGTTGGACAAAGTCCTTGCCTTTGGGAACTCGTCTATTTTTTTCCCACCTCGTAGTCATAATTGTGGCGGTGGTTAGTCTCGTCATCATTAGCAAACTTTCTTCTCCCCGCCTTTTTGTCCTGCACTTACAGCAATTAGAAAAACGGGGGTACAGATTATTTAATATCCGTACAGAATTAGTTGCCGGATTTGAAATCGCTTGGAGACGAAGTACTTTATGGTCAGTCGTAGTCAGTGCTACGGCAGCAGGAGGATTGAGTTACTTAGTCTCTAAGCGGATTATGCAAGGCTTAACTAAGATGGA
It encodes:
- the ppsA gene encoding phosphoenolpyruvate synthase — translated: MPEILVNQQTASKVSKEQALVLLLTEVGIADIPLVGGKNASLGEMLQQLECKGVKVPNGFATSAYAYRYFIQAAGLEAKLRQIFADLDVEDVNNLRQTGKQARNLMLQTPFPEELQTAIAQAYEHLCQQYGPDTDVAVRSSATAEDLPDASFAGQQETYLNVHGLPAVLEACHKCFASIFTDRAISYRQIKGFDHFNIALSVGVQKMVRSDLAASGVMFSIDTETGFKDAALITAAYGLGENVVQGAVNPDEYLVFKPTLQQGFRPILAKRLGTKEIKMVYDVGGSKLTKNVPVAASERLQFALNDDEILQLAQWACTIEDHYSQVRGVYTPMDIEWAKDGITNELFIVQARPETVQSQKEQNVLRTYYLKEKGNVLVTGRSVGEMIGQGKARVILDVHQIQQFQPGEVLVTNRTDPDWEPIMKKASAIVTNQGGRTCHAAIIAREMGIPAIVGCGNATTAIKTGQEITISCAEGETGKVYQDLLSYEVREVPLEELPRTRTKIMMNVGNPEEAFSYAAIPNDGVGLARMEFIIANHIKAHPLALLHFDELEDELAKYKIAELTGQYEDKAEFFIDKLAQGIGTIAAAFYPKPVIVRLSDFKSNEYANLLGGKQFEPKEENPMIGWRGASRYYDDRYREGFALECQAMKRVRNEMGLTNVILMVPFCRTPSEGQRVLAEMAKNGLVRGENGLEVYVMCELPSNVQLADKFSEVFDGFSIGSNDLTQLTLGLDRDSELVAHLFDERDEAVKRMITQAIAIAKQCDRKIGICGQAPSDYPEFARFLVEQEIDSISLNPDSVLKTLLEIAATEQESQ
- a CDS encoding response regulator transcription factor, which encodes MDILIVEDEPEIAQLIQHTLEKEGFTCRITRDGISALRMFQEQPPDLMILDLMIPGLDGLEVCARIRQKPGAKDPYILMLTAKGEEIDRVIGLSTGADDYMVKPFSPRELVARVRALLRRSLRGGGQNQIYRTQHFTVDVEQRTISRQIDSQPSEILELTTLEFNLLSTFISSPGRVWNRSQLIDKLWGDNFFGDERVVDTHVARLRKKIEPDPANPTFVKTVVGVGYKFEDPPLV
- a CDS encoding photosystem Q(B) protein 1, with product MTTIVQRRKEFDFSKLWDRFCAWITSTNNRIYIGWFGVLMIPTLLAATICFILAFIAAPGVDMEGIREPIKGSLMDGNNLITAAVVPTSAAVGLHFYPIWEAASIDEWLYNGGPYQLIVLHFLIGIWCYLGRLWELSYRLGMRPWIAVAFSAPAAAATAVLLVYPIGQGSFSDGLPLGIAGTFHFMMAVQANHNILMHPFHMLGVAGVFGGAFLSALHGSLVASTLIRNTSENESINVGYQLGQKQVTYSYLAGHYGFLGRLLIPPFASRNHRAFHFLTAALPTIGIWFAALGVCSVAFNLNGFNFNHSVLDSRGAPIPTDADLLNRANIGLQAMHAPNTHNFPPILSSGIPFPVS
- a CDS encoding LabA-like NYN domain-containing protein — protein: MTFTSFSKQTNQYKLLQPRPQWQGENLMDAGIDSEDANMLDTSAETNILNNSNRGRVAIFIDGSNLFYTALQLGIEIDYAKLLCCLTRGSRLLRAFFYTGVDRNNDKQQGFLLWMRRNGYRVVTKDLVQLPDGSKKANLDVEIAVDMINLAPYYDTAVLVSGDGDLAYAVNAIAYKGARVEVVSVRSMTSDSLIDVADCFIDLDTIKQYIQKDSNSAYNCRSLSNTSV
- a CDS encoding universal stress protein, with protein sequence MFSKILVAIDNSEIGQHVFDEALSLAQKLDARLMLLHVLDPFDERYPGSIALQTDTLYPSLHSQAVSYYMGQWEALKKEGIEFLRIFYNQANTKGVPTEFAQNFGEPGRVICEVARKWEADLIVVGRRGRRGLSEFFLGSVSNYVLHHAPCSVLTVQGLIQTTKADSQATHAATP